The genomic stretch CAAATAGAGGTATAAATTGCTGACTGTTTAAACAAATCTAAGTGAAAGGGCTCCTATAAATTCTATTTATGTCAACTCTGTTCGAGCGGTTTTGCATAACTTGTATTCTAAGAACTGTGTAAGCATTATTAATACTGTCTCATAAATGTACTAAAGGGTTCTAACGATGTCAACTTGGAAAAACAAGTGCGAAACATAACTTCTCTGTGTATTTTAGTATGCTACATTCCATTGGCATTGGATTCTGATGATGTAATTTCTTGCATACTTTAgacttgaaaaatgtgaatttCCCGGTTTTACAAGTAAGAATGTTGACCTTAGGATATATATCCTTCATTTCAAATTATATGCCGCAAGTGCATTCTCTTCCTATCGAATTATACATTGTTCGTGTCTTACATATCACACATCACCTTCTCGTTAATTACTTCGCCTTTGCCTGGACAAACATGAGTATCTAAAACATTCTTTATGTCTGTTGTCAAGAAAATACATACTATATTATATTACtgttatatttcattaaatatgccTTACACTTGCTTTTTATCACACATATATCAACCAAATCATCGTCCGCTAAAGTATGATCATtgtcaatatcatatttttatatgGTTTTGTTGTCGTCGCCTTATGGAGCATCTGAACTACGGATGTTTGAAAtgctagtattttttttttttaactttgaaccTAAAAAGAACCTAGCAGCGTATCagaataaatgtttctttttaatgaaattgcTTTTTGAAAAGTATACTGGCGTGTCTAAAACAATGCCGGCATACATTCATATAAGAGTCACTTAGTAATTAATACTTTGGTGGTATTCCAAACAAGATATTAAGAATTGGtatcaaatatgattaaaaagaaaacattgacCACAACCATCCTTAACGTTTGTTCAACAAGTCTAaagtatatatcaatataatatttaccATGTGTATTTATGTCAATTTCACTTTGTTAAAGTCCAATAAGACTTTAAATCTTATGTTAAAACCAAATGAAGCAATTCTCTACATACAGAGTATGCACAATTACATGGTTGGAGAAGTGCTTCTTTCAACGCTGCACATGAATGTATACGATCAGAACAATGACGGGGGTCCAAAAGAAGACTTGATGCAGTAATACATTCTACTATGAGAATCAAGTATTTAAAcctatgaaaaatatgttaaaaataaatCATCCGTAATAAGATTTATCAaggaattcatatattttatattcattcaagTTACAACACCtttggcagccacattataaacaatgtcattatggccctttaagcagttaaaacaaatattttcgaACATATTTTTGCTTTAATAACAAGATATCCAAAAAGCAGTCACTATATTTCACAGCTGCACATGAATATTACCTATAGCAATAGgcatttaaaatttctaaatcaaacaaaacactcagatttagaaaacaaaatatacaaaaaaaaaagaacaataaaaccCCAGTTGTTCTGAGACACATGATTTTTGCTACCGCCGGACAGACGGtcgaaataaaaatacaatatgcTTCCCCAAAAATTTGTTTCCTCTAGACCAATAGAGAATTAATGTCAAGCTTCACATTAGGAGTTCATTTATATAGTTGTTCGCACAAGTGAgtgtattgttttaaaaagaagGAAGTTTTGACTTAAAGACGGACAGATGAACAGACGTACTGATTTGGATATTGACATCACTTTATGAAAATGCATAACTTGACCCTAGGAGTAGGTATGAATCAGTTTATGaataaatatctatcaatgataaaataaaaactaaattttactaAAGTAGCATTTTtatatggcagccattttgaatgaTTATTGTTCCAAAACCAAATTCTAAAGAGCTCTGACCCTGGCATTTATAGCCAAAACTTTTGTATTTAGTCCAAACTATGCAAAATATGGTTCTTTCTTCCGGTTTGACTAAATTTTTCACATTCAATGAAGCATTGGAACTAAGCTAACATGGATgacattgaaataaatatatttactgaATCATGCGCTTATACATGTATCACTAATTAGATTTGAATAAAATCGACATAAATTAATGGCAAACAAAGAAAAAtgagtttacatttatttatagttgTTTCATTATGATTCACTTGTTTCATACATCAATTGATAATTGTAGTCAACAGAACAATTAACATTGTTTAAATCAAGACAATATGTTCCAAAGTGCAAAACTTATTTTAGGTCACAGAACACAATTACATTTAGTTATGTTTAATCTTTGCGAAAGTGAAGCATGATTATCTATTAAATGACCTTAGTAATTCACGTTGCTTGACACTGACGTATTCATAGTTGCTACAATGTACGTCTAAGGCGGACGTAATGTGTGCAAACAAATACAGAAGTTTGCGTGCATATGTTGATAAATTAGTTATACTTTGCTTACAAATATTACAACTTTTATTTATTAACTGCCAATGCAATGATACATGTCCAGatacaaatgaatattttcatataaatccaaGCTTGTGCAAAGGTTGTTTTAATCATGCTGCACCAAAATTCAAAATAActttcaatattttaacatttaaaacctAAATTAGGCGAAATCCTCTGAATCATAACTTACTGTAAGACTGTTGTTTTAGTGATCAGTCTGGTAACGGTAACTTTTGCAATGTCCTCGAGAATACAAGAgcttcatttgcatattttgagtaggtgacccctatcaTTGTAGTTTAATATGTCAAACTGCATGCTTTAATCTTCTCCATATTTTCTTATCAATACGTAACAATTCGTGTTCTTAAAGACAACACACTTCCGGCTTTCTCTAGTGTGTTCTTAAATACTGCTGCGTAACATGTGATTttctaattatttgttttatattcagtATATCTTAGTTTATGGTCAAGTTGGGTCCTATTTAGAAATAGTTTTCCCATCGATAGCTGATGAAACTTAAGAACAAAAGATACGAAACTTCATTGCATGATTAAATGCCGATGTTAAAACATATTGTTCTTTAAGACAGTAGATCTTTAACAAATTAATAATGACTTTGTAACTAAAAGCAGTCTTTGGTAAACATACTGAGAAGATTTATGATTCAAGCATAAACTTTTCATTATGATGTCTGCCTTTTTGAGCAAACGTTTCTTGTTCAATTTGGTGTCAGCAGGACATACCTTAAGGTCACAATAGGTATCAGTTTAAAAATGAGATTATTTCAAGTAACTATGGAATTCATGGGACAATATAAATGATTACCTGTAGTGAGGTGAGTAAATAGAAGCCAACCTTTCTACATGTCTGATTGATATGTTGCTTTAGAAGATCATAGATCAATGATTTGgcgtacatacatgtacatgacatTTCCCCTTGTTAGTCAGATCAAAATCGATACAAGTAGATTTAAACATATAAGagatccattcattggttttgatTTAAGAGTTACCCTTTGCCAGTGGATGACCCCTCCTTAAATTTGGAGCAGAAGTTCTAAAACCAATTGATAGTTAACAGAATGatatttttggaagatttttggTAGTGACTTGATTATGTTTAGCTTTAGGAATAGCTACAAAGTCTATTATCCGGCTACCATAATCACATAATCGTAAACGcaataaaattgtcaaatactCCTGGCCACTAAACCCAAGGAATCAACATATGCCAATTTGTgattcttatttttgaaatatgatgTAGTTGTACATATTATCATACACTGTGAACTGCTGTTAAGCTCAATTTCCTTCAAATCAACTTTACTGAACAACAGATGTACACTTGAAATGGGAAATATGGCGAACATAACATTTTCTCAATTAATTAAATACAAATTCGGCCAAAATATAAATAAGGATGCTCAAAGTATcatttcaatattaaaaaaaaatgtcgtgTTAAACAAAGGTTTACttgctttttatttcaaaaataatgattGGTTGTTGATGTATTAtctaaatattatttcatttccttacttgaaaatgcattaaattgTCGttgaaaactattaaaaaaattgtttaatatatgtacaaaaacaTCTCATGTCAAATACAATCGACATAGTCTTTACCAATAATTAGATATGAATGACACAGTTAGCAAAGTTTAAATTGTTTTCCAGTATTATTTTGTAACTGTTGTAATCCTTTTGATAATGGAATTGTAAGATATGTTCTTCTTGTCGTTGGAGAATCCTCAAAGTCTGGACTCCCCATTACCATGCTTATGGCATGTACAACTTTCTTATGTGGATCCTCAACACACACGATTGAGCCACTATCGCCTTTTTCTGCAAAATGTCCTTGGAGTTTTCCATCGGAACGTACCTGGTCTTCTACTTGAATTAAGGTAGACGAGAGTCCACTATCAACAAACGGCATTGTAATTTCACCTTTACCAGGATTTGACTTTGCTCCGTAAATATATACAGACTGTCCGCTGCTACATACCGCATCCTCTTTATCCTCAATGTATTCATATAACTTTCCTTTCAAAAGAGCTTGCCGTGTGTCCTTGAACATTGTTCCTTCTTCGCTTATATGCTCGTTCATTAATGCAGCGGAAATATCAAGACCATTTGGTTGATGCTTGTTTGTGCTTTCTAGCATATGACCGATAAATTTATTGTTACCTTTACCAACATAATATACATCGCTGTAATGTTCAGAAACGTGTTTAGAAAGAAGGCCGCATTGTCCTTCTCCATCattcatatttacaaaacaacCGAGCGTGCCGCCTTTGACAGTCCCGGGTTCGCGTACTGCTCGTGATCTCAGCGAGTATGGTGATCTTACTTCTATTTCGGCTCCAACGTGCATAAATCCCATGATATTTTCAGCGCATGGAGCTATTTCAAAACGGTAAATACCATATTTTTTCAGCAGAGAACAAACTTGTTTCCTTCTCTTTTCCTCATCTGCTAGACATTTCGGTTTAACAGCATATATGTAAAATGTTCGGTAACGATAGCCCATTCTTTTTATTGTGGGACTGATTTTGAATACTTCATTACacaactgaaaatataatatttccaTCAGTAATGTTAAACCTTAgttaataatgttttatgaaagatCGCTTTGACAATTTCTTTCTGCTGTCAAACATATTAAAGATTTTTAACGAAGCTGATATTGtgctaaaatgaaataattccaTGCAAATGCAGAAACACCCCTTTGCCAGCGTCTTTGTACAATACATGAAATTCTGGCCTAGTGAAGCATTATTTCTTGAATTACAATTAATAAGAACCAGCTGGTGAAAGGCAGAACATTACATCTTCTCATAACCATTCGGTAATTTCTCTTTTGGATTCTACTTTAAGTATGTAACGATTGTTCTATTCAAGCTAAACAGACATTCATTATTTATCATACATTACATTTGTTGAGATGAGAACATAAAGGAAACCCCAATTTCTcttcatgtttaaaacaaaaacaacactttaCTTTTAACTATTCTTAAACTAGAACTATTCATTTTTTACCTCTTTGCTAACTTTGTAACTGTGTTTAGGAACAGCAGGCCTTTCTGTTTCGGGAACATTACTCATTCCGTATAAAGCAAGAATTGCTTCTAGAAGGCGCTCTGGATTTTCTTTCTCCTGTATTTGACCTCTTCTAGAAGACTGGTATTCTACGTCTGACGATCCAGTCTGGTCAAAAAGCTCTGTCTTTCTTCTTTTACCTATCGTAAAACAATAACAAAGATTCAGTTTGACTAGCCACGTTCCAATAACGCAACCCCTCGAAACACATagacaaattaaacaaaataggCAATAAAATCGGCAGAACATAAACGCGCTAAAAACACAGTGGCGCATTGACCTGGTTCGTACATTGATTAAAATACAACCAGAGAGCATAAACGTCTTAAACCGTTAAACCGTTAAAT from Mercenaria mercenaria strain notata chromosome 16, MADL_Memer_1, whole genome shotgun sequence encodes the following:
- the LOC123540314 gene encoding uncharacterized protein LOC123540314 isoform X2, translated to MDFKCLSFPRDIFPRFDHTITKSVELQSRYKFLINEPRKKIVQTHQCVTLSVCKKTNETEFPIELGDIFNETVKNRNFESEVHVVTEKNINSFMNSREKVGSTITIFVVDSQAKNEIYKLGQTKCHILVIAEDENVKTELEEEFKTQGEHVITVTNNENVSSEIDNLLERITLAPLKQIGEDCYAMLEWKDSSSETSTGFPHTELSNISRTGNMYREEGSINGLTYAETPTNRRSRYRTERKHISKGKKPVSSAHSSPCRQNGSAVPVDFDLGKRTSKLSEENKIDVSSHISTIHTRSRSNIEPGGIPNGFKQASSNTKCYVTKVERDTTTTTKGKRRKTELFDQTGSSDVEYQSSRRGQIQEKENPERLLEAILALYGMSNVPETERPAVPKHSYKLCNEVFKISPTIKRMGYRYRTFYIYAVKPKCLADEEKRRKQVCSLLKKYGIYRFEIAPCAENIMGFMHVGAEIEVRSPYSLRSRAVREPGTVKGGTLGCFVNMNDGEGQCGLLSKHVSEHYSDVYYVGKGNNKFIGHMLESTNKHQPNGLDISAALMNEHISEEGTMFKDTRQALLKGKLYEYIEDKEDAVCSSGQSVYIYGAKSNPGKGEITMPFVDSGLSSTLIQVEDQVRSDGKLQGHFAEKGDSGSIVCVEDPHKKVVHAISMVMGSPDFEDSPTTRRTYLTIPLSKGLQQLQNNTGKQFKLC
- the LOC123540314 gene encoding uncharacterized protein LOC123540314 isoform X1, with the protein product MDFKCLSFPRDIFPRFDHTITKSVELQSRYKFLINEPRKKIVQTHQCVTLSVCKKTNETEFPIELGDIFNETVKNRNFESEVHVVTEKNINSFMNSREKVGSTITIFVVDSQAKNEIYKLGQTKCHILVIAEDENVKTELEEEFKTQGEHVITVTNNENVSSEIDNLLERITLAPLKQIGEDCYAMLEWKDSSSETSTGFPHTELSNISRTGNMYREEGSINGLTYAETPTNRRSRYRTERKHISKGKKPVSSAHSSPCRQNGSAVPVDFDLGKRTSKLSEENKIDVSSHISTIHTRSRSNIEPGGIPNGFKQASSNTKCYVTKVERDTTTTTKGKRRKTELFDQTGSSDVEYQSSRRGQIQEKENPERLLEAILALYGMSNVPETERPAVPKHSYKVSKELCNEVFKISPTIKRMGYRYRTFYIYAVKPKCLADEEKRRKQVCSLLKKYGIYRFEIAPCAENIMGFMHVGAEIEVRSPYSLRSRAVREPGTVKGGTLGCFVNMNDGEGQCGLLSKHVSEHYSDVYYVGKGNNKFIGHMLESTNKHQPNGLDISAALMNEHISEEGTMFKDTRQALLKGKLYEYIEDKEDAVCSSGQSVYIYGAKSNPGKGEITMPFVDSGLSSTLIQVEDQVRSDGKLQGHFAEKGDSGSIVCVEDPHKKVVHAISMVMGSPDFEDSPTTRRTYLTIPLSKGLQQLQNNTGKQFKLC